One segment of Macrotis lagotis isolate mMagLag1 chromosome 1, bilby.v1.9.chrom.fasta, whole genome shotgun sequence DNA contains the following:
- the LOC141496853 gene encoding exosome complex component CSL4-like: protein MAKWKRYCIPGEQLCSLEDAIPGSGTHTQDGYIFSSLLGCLVKTTRRRMFELLKIQGGYMSFRPGDIVMAKVISLSDAQSNCLLTTGENELGVVVAHSDLGIQMVPISWCEMQSPRTLTKESHKVARVQSELLQT, encoded by the exons ATGGCAAAATGGAAGAGGTACTGCATTCCCGGTGAACAACTGTGTAGCTTGGAGGATGCCATCCCTGGTAGTGGCACCCACACCCAGGATGGCTacatcttttcctccctccttggCTGCTTGGTAAAGACTACAA GAAGGAGGATGTTTGAGCTACTGAAAATACAAGGTGGATATATGAGTTTCCGCCCAGGAGACATTGTGATGGCTAAAGTCATTTCCCTAAGTGATGCACAGTCCAACTGCCTGTTGACAACTGGAGAAAATGAGCTGGGAGTGGTGGTGGCCCACAGTGACTTAGGTATCCAGATGGTCCCCATCAGCTGGTGTGAGATGCAAAGCCCTAGAACACTCACCAAAGAATCCCACAAAGTAGCAAGAGTCCAGTCTGAGCTCCTGCAGACATAG